The Saprospiraceae bacterium genome includes a window with the following:
- a CDS encoding methylglyoxal synthase: MNIGLIAHDGKKPEMVSFVIANKEFLLNTKIYATGTTGGHITKEGFNVECLLSGPKGGDAQIASLVATGDIDVVIFFRDPLDKHPHEPDVQMLMRLCDVHNIPLATNPKTAYYILKGIEKVRSGE, translated from the coding sequence ATCAATATAGGCTTAATTGCACATGATGGTAAAAAACCGGAAATGGTTTCTTTTGTGATTGCCAATAAAGAATTTTTGTTGAACACCAAAATCTATGCGACCGGAACGACTGGTGGTCACATTACCAAAGAAGGATTTAATGTGGAATGTCTTTTGTCAGGACCAAAAGGCGGGGATGCTCAGATTGCAAGTCTTGTTGCGACGGGAGATATCGATGTCGTTATATTTTTCAGAGATCCTCTTGACAAACATCCTCATGAACCCGATGTACAAATGTTGATGCGTCTGTGCGATGTACATAACATACCTTTGGCGACCAACCCCAAAACGGCCTATTACATTCTCAAAGGGATAGAAAAAGTCAGATCGGGTGAATGA